One Argentina anserina chromosome 6, drPotAnse1.1, whole genome shotgun sequence genomic window, TACTCGTGGAGACTGAATCAACACCAAGCCTTCATCAGCAGCTCTATCTAGCAATGTTTGAATATCTCTTGAAGAAGGTTCTAGTCTAGTGATAGCTAAAGATTGTGTAGGAACTGATCCATTGGATTCCGGTGCTTCAACAGGTGTACTTGCACTCACAGTAACAGGAGCGGGAATTGAAGGAGGTGGAGTGTTAACAGTTTCAGTCAACTCTCTCACCACATGTAATCGGAATGCACCGAGCTGATTATAGAATGGGAATGCatgaaattaatatatataaaaacaacaaaaggaaaaaacgGAGAGTGACTGGGAATGAAACAGTTATGATTAAGCTGTAAAAATTGCAATTTACAATTTAAAGTTATAAACTATATTCATCAAAGAATAAAATAATGCAGCTTACTTTTAGCTGAACCTCTGCAATTGAAGTTGTATCGCATATTGTTGTAAGCAAAGATTGTATCTGCATACAATATGTTATCAAAATATAAGTGACAACAACTACACTGAAAGGGAGCATGCCATGGATGTAATCAGTAAAATAATCTTTAGAAAATATGAACTTCGAGAAACTCAACAGATGCATATGGCTACATCAACCCATCCAGGTCTCTGATAATCCAAACCTAACAATATATACTTACAAGTCTACATGGATTAAAATTATCTCAACAATTTCATGTTCTAGAGATTAAAATAGCATCGTCTTTTGAAGTTAAATGATCAATAAGACGATGTCTTGCAGCCATTGATCCAATATAACCACCCTATCATTATGAGCCAGAATTAATTTACTAAAATTTGTGCATCAAGATACAACCatatatttatcaaaatatatgCAAGTCTTGTGCATCTAGATACAACTGTAAAGTGACTCAAGTCCTACATCTAGGATTTAAGAGTTTAAACAATTTAGAGTAATTTGCAAAATTATGGGCTTCTGTAACATATCAAAAAAATGTTATGggtttaatttgatatatgaaaAATCAACTACAAGTAAAAATTCAAGAAACAACAGTACTGACATTCAGAGTTTCATACCTGAATGGTTAATGGTGCTGAATATAAGATATAGTCCAGTTTATAACCTATTAATTTACAAATTTTAACACAAGTTACCTCATCAAAGTTTGGAATGCGTGGGCCTGCTGAACCAGAATCACTCTCTTTAGAACCATCTTCTAAACTTGTCGGAGCTATTACATCAATAACAGCACAAGGTTATGACAATATTCGGAGGAACAGAAATGATTAGCATGCCAATATAAGATGCAATATGAagtttctttaattttctataaCCTCACAGTATAAACACTAACAAAATTATCAAGCGAGAAAATATGATGTTTATCTTATACCCCAATACTTCTTTTTTGATTATTTACTTCAATAATcgataaagaaaaagaggagaGAAAGATTGACTGTGCAACAGGATGTTCAGACATTTAACGCATCTACTTGTTTGCACATAAAGAATATGGTAAACTCACTTGCTAAGTAAATGAGCAAATTGTGAAGTTGGACTATTAACATACAGTAATTAAAAAGGAAATGATAAGCATGAGGGGTAAAAGGAATCAAAAGGAGTAAGTTGTAATGTTTACTTTCAATCAACATACATGAtgagaaacaaaataaaaattgaatttcTGAAATTTCCAAATCAATCACGCTCACTGGGCAAGGAATTGCTGAATATTTGGCCTAGCCAATTCCAGGAACAAATGTTTAGGTCCTCAGGTTACTGGACAGCAGAAAGAATGACAAAATACGGCCATAAAGTTCTCTGATACCTATATTATTTGTTTggattaataaaaatataccTTCAGCTAGCAGGCTATACTTTTGGACTTTTGAAAAAGCAtacaaacataaatcatcatcACAAAACCAAATTTAATAATACACTCTGGAAGAATTACACGATCAGGTCAGTAAAATCACAAGGGAAGGTACATCAACCTACTACAGAACTGTGCGCTATGTACTAGGAGAATGATTGTCAGAGCTAATTTCTGACAAAAGTCAGAACATGTAACCACTTTCACCTAATCGTACCCCTTACCACATGACGGAACATCCGcaatatatatgttaaatAGAACCTTGGCAACAAACTGTGCTGATACCTAAATCTTTTAAAGATGTTTTGTATCACCTTCATAAACCTTTCATTAACTTTTCCTAACACTAAACATGTCACATTAACTTGAGCATCAAGAGATCAGTGAGAACAAAAGACATGCATCCATGAGAACACAATTATCAAAGACCCAAACAAGACTTCAGACTTCAATTTTCAAATACAGATAACCAAATTGCAAATTCCGAATCCAATGATAACTGATGGAGGGCCCAAGTAACTTACATATGACTTCTAAAGATGGAGCGCTGCGTACATGTAACACTCTCTCTGACCGGCTTGATATCGACAAACCTGAGTAAAGTTGTGGTCTTTGCAGTATACAACTTCTTACAGCATGCGACTGTGAAATCCCAACTCTTGTTCTACCCAAGTTCAAGCTTGTAATTTTAGTATATGATATCCCTAGGCTACCTGCACAAAATAACATCACAAATAAATGACTTTACATAACCTACAAATAAATTCCTTTGCTTTATGTCTCTTTCATCTGGAATTGATCCTTGACTTTGCATAATAACTGAAAGAGATTATTGATAAAACTGGATTGATATAAGAAACAAATACTGATTGAGCCGGCCCTCAATCAAAACAGGGATTTATTGCATTCTATAAAGCATGAAGACATGCACAAATCACTAACCAATatattaatttgattaacagtTTCAAAGATGTGCTAGAAGCCTAGAACCCAGAAGCTCAATGAATAAAGACAACAAAACCCAGGAATCTCAAAACCCCAAATTCTAGCCACCAACAATTcaccaaattaccaaataccCTTCTCCCAATAACCAAAGGCAATGAATCAGAGAGCACACAATTTAGCAAAAACAACTGacaaattcaattcaaattcattgattgtgtgtgtgtgtgtgtgtgagagagagagagagaaactcACAGGAAG contains:
- the LOC126798790 gene encoding uncharacterized protein LOC126798790 isoform X1; amino-acid sequence: MLFCAGSLGISYTKITSLNLGRTRVGISQSHAVRSCILQRPQLYSGLSISSRSERVLHVRSAPSLEVISPTSLEDGSKESDSGSAGPRIPNFDEIQSLLTTICDTTSIAEVQLKLGAFRLHVVRELTETVNTPPPSIPAPVTVSASTPVEAPESNGSVPTQSLAITRLEPSSRDIQTLLDRAADEGLVLIQSPRVGSFRRSRTIKGKRAPPSCKEKQVVKEGQVICYIEQLGGELPIESDVAGEVIKILREDGEPVGYGDALIAVLPSFPGIKKLQ
- the LOC126798790 gene encoding uncharacterized protein LOC126798790 isoform X2, producing the protein MASCSLGISYTKITSLNLGRTRVGISQSHAVRSCILQRPQLYSGLSISSRSERVLHVRSAPSLEVISPTSLEDGSKESDSGSAGPRIPNFDEIQSLLTTICDTTSIAEVQLKLGAFRLHVVRELTETVNTPPPSIPAPVTVSASTPVEAPESNGSVPTQSLAITRLEPSSRDIQTLLDRAADEGLVLIQSPRVGSFRRSRTIKGKRAPPSCKEKQVVKEGQVICYIEQLGGELPIESDVAGEVIKILREDGEPVGYGDALIAVLPSFPGIKKLQ